The Candidatus Polarisedimenticolia bacterium sequence TTTTTCTCGGCCGATCTGAACGTCGCCAAGGCCGATCTCGGCTTCGACGATAACTTCAGGGCCGTGGTGACCTCGGTGCGTACCGGCTGGAACGGCCGCGCGGGATCGCGGCCGATGCAAGTCTGGCTCAATGCCACCTACTGGAACACCTATGCCGAAGCCACCGGCACGGTCGACGATCCCGACGGAGGGAGACTCTCCTTCGAGGTCGACCAAGGACCCGCCCATCCCTACACCTACGGATTGGGGCTGTCGTATACGATCCGGTCTGACTTCAATCTCGCCCTCGATTCCGGGACCGACCTGCATGGCGGATGGTACGTCGCCATAGTGCCGGTTTTCCGCTTCTAGCTCAAAGTGACGACCACCTTGCCGCGGGCGTGCTCCGTTTGCAGGTAACGAAGCGCCTCGGGGGCCTCGGCCAGCGGGTAGGTCCGATCGATGACCGCCCGGATCTTGCCGTTCGCCATGAGATCGGCCAAAAGTGCGAGGTCTTCGGGGTTCAGCTTCGCGATGAACACGGCGATCTTGCGGCTGCTGAAAGGGGAAAGGCAAAGCGCGCCGAGGATTCTCCCAAGGATTCCGAGCACTCCCAGGCTGTCGGAGGCCCCGACCAGGATGCATCGTCCGCCCGGTCTCAGGACACGCCGGCACTCCGACAGCGACCGGTTGCCGACGCAGTCCACGACCAGGTCATAATCCCGCTCGCTGTGCGTGAAATCCTGCTGCGTGTAATCGACGACCCGATCGGCGCCCAGCGATTGAACCAGCTCCACGTTCCGGGTGCTGCACACTCCGGTGATACTACCCCCGATCCATCGCGCGATCTGGACCGCGAAGCTCCCCACGCCGCCTGAAGCACCATTG is a genomic window containing:
- a CDS encoding NAD(P)-dependent alcohol dehydrogenase — protein: MKAIVHREFGSPDVLRYEEVEAPVAGAGEVVIRVRAASGNPLDWKLMKGKPRFLRVLSKRNPGGFMIPGRDVAGVVESAGAGVTHLGRGVEVFGACHGAFAELARAPVRALAVKPAGVSFEQAASIPIAGVSALQAVRDQGRLQPGQKILVNGASGGVGSFAVQIARWIGGSITGVCSTRNVELVQSLGADRVVDYTQQDFTHSERDYDLVVDCVGNRSLSECRRVLRPGGRCILVGASDSLGVLGILGRILGALCLSPFSSRKIAVFIAKLNPEDLALLADLMANGKIRAVIDRTYPLAEAPEALRYLQTEHARGKVVVTLS